In Candidatus Paceibacterota bacterium, the following proteins share a genomic window:
- a CDS encoding CxxC-x17-CxxC domain-containing protein, translated as MGKFNRDGGSGFGGNRGGGSSFGGGRRDGGFRGGERREVVMHDAVCDECHQACQIPFRPSGDKPVYCKDCFMKKGGGPSRPSRDNGPRRDFGRPQSAPSFGGNRSDDGVKKQLEAMNVKLDSLIRSIDGFVKPTKVEEKKTIEKVADRKIKVKTVAKKKTIKK; from the coding sequence ATGGGAAAATTTAATAGAGATGGTGGAAGTGGTTTTGGCGGGAATCGCGGAGGTGGCTCCAGTTTTGGAGGTGGTAGAAGAGATGGGGGTTTTAGAGGAGGTGAAAGAAGGGAAGTTGTGATGCATGACGCAGTTTGCGATGAATGTCATCAAGCTTGTCAGATCCCTTTCAGACCAAGTGGCGACAAACCAGTTTACTGTAAAGATTGCTTTATGAAAAAAGGTGGAGGCCCGTCAAGACCTTCGAGGGACAATGGTCCAAGAAGAGACTTCGGTAGACCGCAAAGCGCACCTAGCTTTGGTGGAAATAGGAGCGATGACGGTGTCAAAAAGCAATTGGAAGCAATGAATGTGAAATTAGACAGTCTGATAAGATCAATCGATGGTTTTGTTAAACCGACCAAAGTCGAAGAAAAGAAGACAATAGAAAAAGTTGCTGATAGAAAAATAAAGGTCAAAACAGTGGCTAAAAAGAAAACAATTAAAAAATAA
- a CDS encoding chorismate mutase: MNLLELRKEIDRIDGELLSVLVERMKLIPKVAEYKKENNLPRYQPEREKEIIKVRKELAEELNLNPDLVEKIYKEIIEDAHRIEKEIMGE; encoded by the coding sequence ATGAATCTTTTGGAATTAAGAAAAGAAATAGATAGGATAGACGGCGAACTTTTGAGTGTATTGGTAGAAAGGATGAAACTCATACCGAAGGTCGCCGAATATAAGAAAGAAAACAATCTCCCGAGATATCAGCCGGAGCGAGAGAAAGAGATAATTAAAGTCAGGAAAGAATTAGCAGAAGAACTAAATCTCAATCCAGACTTGGTAGAGAAAATATACAAAGAGATAATTGAAGATGCACATAGAATAGAGAAGGAAATAATGGGGGAATAA
- a CDS encoding aminopeptidase produces the protein MTPTIFIFLIYTKKMMKSSYIPPKKILEKYANVLVNFALNSGKGVKKGEVVYLVAEESNKPLYLEVRKAIWKSGAHVISNFLPSNESSCNVDEDFYLHCKDHQLCFFPYHHLKGLIKQIDHSIFINSETDIRSLQNINPRKILKRNKTFKPWMDWRNKKENAGKFTWTVGSYGTEAMAREANMSVREYWDQIIKACFLNEDNPVARWKKIYKELEKYRKRLNRMTIDRLHIEGKDVDLWITVGKKRQWAYGSGRNIPSFEIFTSPDWRGTNGWVKFNQPLYIYGNVVEGIGLEFKDGVVVKSTARRNEKLLRQMIATEGADRIGEFSMTDRRFSHITRFMADTLYDENIGGRNGNTHIALGNSYHDCYDGKANTVSKKTWSKLGFNNSSVHTDIVTTTPRIITAILKDDSKRVIYKNGKYCF, from the coding sequence ATGACACCTACTATTTTTATATTTTTAATATATACTAAGAAAATGATGAAAAGTTCATATATTCCACCCAAAAAGATACTAGAAAAATATGCTAATGTCCTAGTAAATTTTGCTTTAAATAGTGGTAAGGGAGTAAAAAAGGGAGAAGTTGTATATTTAGTGGCCGAAGAATCAAATAAACCATTGTATCTTGAAGTTAGAAAAGCAATATGGAAATCTGGAGCACATGTTATCTCAAACTTTCTCCCCTCAAATGAAAGTAGCTGTAATGTTGATGAAGACTTCTACTTACACTGTAAAGATCATCAGCTGTGTTTCTTTCCATATCACCATCTTAAGGGTTTAATTAAACAAATTGATCATTCAATTTTCATCAATAGTGAAACAGACATTCGCTCTCTTCAAAACATCAATCCGAGAAAGATATTGAAAAGAAATAAGACCTTTAAGCCATGGATGGATTGGCGAAATAAAAAAGAAAATGCTGGAAAATTTACCTGGACAGTTGGTTCTTACGGCACTGAAGCAATGGCAAGGGAAGCTAATATGTCAGTTAGAGAATACTGGGATCAAATTATCAAAGCATGCTTCTTAAATGAGGATAATCCCGTAGCAAGGTGGAAAAAAATATATAAAGAATTGGAGAAATACAGAAAGAGACTCAATAGAATGACTATTGATAGACTTCATATTGAGGGTAAAGACGTGGATCTATGGATTACTGTCGGAAAGAAGCGCCAATGGGCTTATGGTAGCGGACGTAATATTCCGAGTTTTGAAATATTTACTTCTCCTGATTGGCGCGGAACAAATGGCTGGGTGAAATTTAATCAGCCTCTTTATATATATGGAAATGTTGTCGAAGGGATAGGACTTGAATTTAAAGATGGGGTAGTTGTAAAAAGTACAGCTAGGAGAAATGAAAAGCTCTTAAGACAAATGATAGCTACAGAAGGTGCAGATAGAATCGGGGAATTTTCTATGACAGATAGAAGATTCTCTCACATTACAAGATTTATGGCAGATACTTTATATGATGAGAATATTGGTGGAAGGAATGGCAACACTCACATAGCTCTGGGTAATTCATATCACGACTGCTATGATGGAAAAGCAAACACTGTGTCTAAGAAAACCTGGAGTAAGCTTGGCTTTAATAATTCTTCTGTCCATACAGATATCGTTACTACTACCCCAAGGATTATTACAGCAATACTCAAGGATGACAGCAAGAGAGTAATCTACAAAAACGGAAAATATTGTTTCTAA
- a CDS encoding ATP-binding cassette domain-containing protein, giving the protein MAKDEAILRFEKVSFGYSENQPLLDEVDFSIRRGTKTTIMGQNGAGKSTLFGLITRYILPESGIINVVNGVSIAISRQVIPRDEIGLTVREFFQKCFTQKVYDIDIKIDDILEVVNLKGHEKVHDRIVRTFSGGQQARLLLASALIQNPDLLLLDEPTNNLDKAGIEHLTKFLIDYKKTCIVISHDAEFLNSFTDGVLYLDVFTRKIEQYVGNYFDVREQIVARQERENRKNAQLAKEIQEKKDKANFFAMKGGQMRLVAKKMREKAEELEEEKVDTRKEDKTIRNFIIPAQIDLAGEIVHIKTFKTFKSHKAVQRKTDISLKRNQHLLLRGPNGIGKSTLLEAIAKNEAVGTKIAHGVVIGYYRQDFSTLNFEDTVYQSLSAVSLKISEEAMRSVAAGFLITSDVINTKIGDLSEGQKGLVAFARLVLQKPGLLILDEPTNHINFRHIPIIAEALNKYEGAMIIVSHVPDFVQKIRIDYTLDLEK; this is encoded by the coding sequence ATGGCGAAAGATGAGGCAATACTTAGATTTGAAAAGGTGTCGTTTGGATACAGCGAGAATCAACCCCTTCTAGATGAGGTGGATTTTTCTATTCGCCGAGGGACAAAGACGACAATAATGGGGCAAAACGGTGCCGGTAAAAGCACTTTATTCGGGCTTATTACGAGATATATTCTACCGGAAAGCGGGATAATAAATGTCGTGAATGGTGTTTCTATCGCGATTTCGAGGCAAGTGATTCCAAGAGATGAAATAGGTTTGACTGTCCGAGAATTTTTCCAAAAGTGTTTTACACAAAAAGTCTATGATATTGATATAAAAATAGATGATATTTTGGAAGTAGTGAATTTAAAAGGACATGAGAAAGTGCATGATAGGATTGTGCGGACATTTTCTGGAGGTCAGCAGGCACGGCTTTTGCTCGCTTCAGCACTTATACAAAATCCAGATCTGCTTTTACTCGACGAGCCGACAAATAATCTCGATAAAGCGGGGATAGAGCACCTCACGAAGTTTTTGATTGATTATAAAAAGACCTGTATTGTTATTTCTCACGATGCGGAATTCTTGAATAGTTTTACGGACGGAGTTTTGTATCTTGATGTGTTTACAAGGAAGATAGAGCAATATGTCGGAAATTATTTTGATGTGAGAGAGCAGATAGTCGCTCGTCAGGAGAGGGAAAATAGGAAGAACGCCCAGCTTGCAAAAGAGATTCAAGAAAAGAAAGATAAAGCCAACTTTTTTGCAATGAAAGGGGGTCAGATGCGTCTTGTGGCAAAGAAGATGAGAGAAAAAGCTGAAGAGCTTGAGGAAGAAAAAGTTGATACAAGAAAGGAAGACAAAACTATTCGCAATTTTATTATCCCCGCACAGATAGACCTTGCCGGAGAAATAGTTCATATAAAAACATTTAAGACTTTCAAAAGTCATAAAGCAGTTCAAAGAAAAACGGATATAAGTTTGAAAAGAAATCAGCATCTCTTACTTCGCGGTCCAAACGGTATCGGCAAAAGCACCCTCTTGGAGGCGATTGCTAAAAATGAAGCCGTCGGGACGAAAATTGCTCATGGTGTGGTAATCGGCTATTATCGTCAAGATTTTTCGACGCTCAATTTTGAGGATACTGTCTATCAGTCGCTTTCTGCTGTGTCTCTAAAGATCTCCGAAGAAGCTATGAGAAGCGTGGCAGCAGGTTTTCTTATCACAAGCGATGTAATAAATACAAAAATAGGGGATTTATCGGAAGGGCAGAAGGGGCTCGTAGCTTTTGCTAGACTTGTCTTGCAAAAGCCGGGTCTTCTGATCTTAGATGAGCCGACAAATCATATAAATTTCCGCCATATTCCGATTATCGCCGAAGCGCTGAATAAATATGAAGGCGCGATGATTATAGTCAGCCACGTTCCGGATTTCGTGCAAAAAATCAGAATTGACTATACGTTGGATTTGGAGAAGTAA
- the pheA gene encoding prephenate dehydratase — MKIEITKKTGYLGPEGSNSEVAATSLVQSGKIIPIDTITNIIKKVKDGDLDSGVVPIENSIQGSVVETVDGLYKNKLFIQQELIIPIRHCVASLTSKIIPDKIEMVISHPQALGQCSEYIDKYFPNAKRITTTSTAEAFKKIAEEGLLNAVAIGTKVAADKYKLKILAENIQDEENNETKFVLIKKIPSRDLKGKISSLIIIPKKDRSGLLFDILKNFKDNNINLNKIESRPSRLKLGNYIFHIDIEGNFKDKNVEKAIAGIKKEGEVVFLGSYSTIYFS; from the coding sequence ATGAAAATAGAAATTACTAAAAAAACAGGGTATCTTGGTCCCGAAGGTAGTAATTCTGAAGTGGCGGCCACGTCTTTAGTTCAGTCTGGTAAAATTATTCCGATTGATACTATTACTAATATCATAAAGAAGGTGAAAGACGGAGATCTGGATTCTGGTGTTGTCCCAATAGAGAATTCTATTCAGGGAAGTGTAGTAGAGACAGTAGATGGTTTATATAAAAATAAATTATTTATTCAACAAGAACTTATTATACCTATTAGGCATTGTGTTGCCAGTCTCACATCTAAAATCATACCTGACAAGATTGAGATGGTTATATCTCACCCTCAAGCTTTAGGTCAATGTTCTGAATATATAGATAAGTATTTTCCTAATGCTAAAAGGATAACGACTACAAGTACTGCCGAAGCTTTTAAAAAGATTGCAGAGGAAGGTTTGTTGAATGCGGTTGCTATAGGTACAAAAGTCGCTGCCGATAAGTATAAATTGAAGATTCTCGCAGAAAATATACAAGACGAAGAAAATAATGAGACAAAGTTCGTCTTAATTAAGAAGATCCCAAGCAGAGACTTAAAAGGCAAAATTTCGAGTTTAATTATTATTCCTAAAAAAGACAGATCAGGGCTTCTCTTTGATATCTTAAAAAATTTTAAAGATAATAATATAAACTTGAATAAGATAGAATCAAGACCATCTAGATTAAAATTAGGAAATTATATCTTTCATATTGATATAGAGGGTAATTTTAAAGATAAAAACGTAGAAAAAGCGATTGCTGGGATTAAGAAAGAAGGTGAAGTAGTATTTTTAGGTAGCTACAGCACTATCTATTTTTCTTAA
- a CDS encoding sigma-70 family RNA polymerase sigma factor has protein sequence MKKKTQKIKKTSKTKSAKKKAKRVVKKPIKVAKVTAKRKELDMRGERLLAKGRERGFITYDEILKEFPKIESDVMFLDELYNKLTVGGIDVLEGGGMLGFNEDQVKKYTYGGKSADASYDSIQIYLKEIGQYPLINASMEKDLARKIQNGDIEAKNLLAKANLRLVVSIAKKYVGRSADLTLLDLIQEGNLGLFKAVDKFDWTKGYKFSTYATWWIRQAITRALADQSRTIRVPVHMVETIAKYKQVYRRLSQDLGREPMPDEIATEMGLEVEKVYMIEKIDQDTVSLEAPVGDDSDDGKSTLGDFVADDKILSPDQESSRRILADQVKEILGDLSLKERKILEMRHGLNDGITHTLEEVGKEFGVTRERIRQIEAKAHEKIRQHEKINRLQSY, from the coding sequence ATGAAGAAGAAGACCCAAAAAATAAAAAAAACCTCGAAGACAAAATCAGCAAAGAAGAAGGCCAAAAGAGTTGTTAAAAAACCGATAAAGGTAGCAAAAGTTACAGCCAAAAGGAAAGAGCTTGATATGAGAGGAGAAAGGCTTCTTGCAAAAGGTAGGGAGAGGGGCTTTATCACGTATGATGAAATTTTGAAAGAATTTCCCAAGATTGAAAGCGATGTGATGTTTTTGGACGAACTTTATAATAAACTCACTGTTGGTGGAATAGATGTTCTTGAAGGAGGTGGAATGCTTGGTTTTAATGAAGATCAGGTTAAAAAATATACTTATGGAGGCAAGTCCGCAGATGCAAGTTATGACTCCATTCAGATTTATCTGAAAGAGATTGGCCAGTATCCCCTTATCAATGCTTCAATGGAGAAAGACCTTGCTAGGAAAATTCAAAATGGCGACATAGAGGCAAAAAATCTTCTCGCAAAAGCCAACTTGAGACTTGTTGTTTCTATTGCAAAAAAATATGTTGGTAGGAGCGCTGACCTTACGCTTCTGGATTTGATACAGGAAGGAAACCTCGGTCTTTTTAAGGCTGTTGATAAATTTGATTGGACAAAGGGCTATAAGTTTTCTACTTATGCTACTTGGTGGATAAGACAGGCTATTACAAGAGCTCTTGCCGATCAATCAAGAACTATTCGTGTGCCAGTGCACATGGTTGAGACGATCGCAAAATACAAACAAGTTTACAGAAGGCTTTCACAGGATTTGGGCAGAGAACCGATGCCAGATGAAATTGCTACAGAGATGGGTCTTGAAGTCGAAAAGGTTTATATGATAGAGAAAATTGATCAAGACACAGTGTCGCTTGAAGCACCGGTAGGGGATGACAGCGATGATGGCAAGTCCACACTCGGTGATTTTGTTGCGGATGATAAAATCCTTTCGCCCGATCAGGAATCTTCACGTAGGATCCTAGCTGACCAAGTAAAAGAAATCCTCGGTGATCTTTCACTTAAAGAGAGGAAAATTCTTGAAATGAGACATGGACTAAATGATGGTATAACCCATACTCTCGAAGAAGTTGGAAAGGAATTTGGAGTCACTAGAGAGCGCATAAGACAGATTGAAGCTAAAGCTCACGAAAAAATCCGACAGCACGAAAAGATAAATAGGTTACAGAGTTATTAA